The following proteins come from a genomic window of Bacteroidales bacterium:
- a CDS encoding fibrobacter succinogenes major paralogous domain-containing protein, translated as MGSNVFKAISFFFFLSLLTACKPGQEKDNSSETVSDVDGNSYKTVEIGSQVWMSENLKTTRFSDGSPLALVENYDEWATLSLPAYSWYNNDSLNREEFGALYNYYAIESGELCKEGWHVPTDAEWIELETYFGGAIIAGAALKEEGTDYWKTPNKAATNESGFTARPGGYRSYNGTFNWMRTYGLWWSSTLKSWYGSSPKLVYRDMRYDDQDIRRDIADKKSGLSVCCIKNP; from the coding sequence ATGGGTTCCAATGTATTTAAAGCCATCTCTTTTTTCTTTTTTTTATCTCTATTGACGGCCTGCAAACCGGGTCAGGAAAAGGATAACAGTAGTGAGACAGTCAGCGATGTGGATGGTAATTCCTATAAGACGGTGGAGATTGGCAGTCAGGTTTGGATGAGTGAAAATCTTAAAACGACCCGTTTCAGTGACGGCAGTCCGCTGGCTCTGGTAGAAAATTATGACGAGTGGGCAACTCTGAGCCTTCCTGCTTATTCGTGGTACAACAACGATTCCCTGAACAGGGAAGAGTTCGGGGCCCTGTATAATTATTATGCCATCGAATCGGGAGAGCTTTGTAAGGAAGGATGGCACGTACCGACCGATGCAGAGTGGATCGAGCTTGAAACGTACTTCGGAGGTGCAATAATAGCCGGAGCTGCCTTGAAGGAGGAGGGAACAGATTACTGGAAAACGCCAAACAAGGCCGCCACAAACGAAAGTGGATTTACAGCGCGTCCGGGAGGTTATCGTAGTTACAACGGGACATTTAACTGGATGCGGACCTATGGTTTATGGTGGAGCTCCACCTTAAAGAGCTGGTATGGAAGTTCTCCAAAGTTAGTGTACCGGGATATGCGCTATGACGACCAGGATATCCGGCGCGATATAGCGGACAAAAAAAGCGGTTTATCCGTATGCTGCATAAAAAACCCTTAA
- a CDS encoding RagB/SusD family nutrient uptake outer membrane protein: MKKLKFLSVFAVIAGLLLMNSCSEEFLEITPNGSLDQSVLATYTGVDALLVGAYSLVDGVTGSFGWDAGTSGWVYGSIRGLEANKGTDSGDQPDINPIQTYSETSTSPYLNNKWRAVYEGISRCNSTIITANMAAEAGTITSDELSWFINQARALRGWYHLEAWRLWADMSSNIYVPYVDENTDQATLTNDVDIRSLIIDDLTAGTNLPNDMGQVGRFNKTVCQFFLAKAYMQMYRDYNSALPLLNTVVTSGTNPAGQACKLMDKYGDIFDIENRNDEESIYTVQYSVNDASGGRNGGFAEVLNFPYKSGGSPGGCCGFFCPTQDFVNSFRTDANGLPLIDLAAGTFSYNDEKVTNDQGVALDAVYVEYAGRLDPRVDWSVGRRGIPYWDWGIHTGQDWIRDQTYSGPYSPKKQVYKQSQEGTYTEVGNWTSGYTANGYRMARYADAILLKAECEAMTGADDLGFGEVNAIRDRAANSDGFVYEDDGVTPAANYVISEYPAAFGSGAQAMVAIKFERKLELGQEGHRYYDLQRWGDVQSELSRILAYEKTMEWGNALYGSATIGAEDVNFPVPQRQIDLANGNLIQNR, translated from the coding sequence ATGAAAAAACTAAAATTTTTATCAGTATTTGCAGTGATTGCAGGACTTCTGCTGATGAACTCCTGTAGTGAGGAATTCCTCGAGATCACTCCAAACGGATCATTGGATCAATCTGTACTTGCGACCTATACCGGTGTGGATGCACTGCTTGTAGGCGCCTATTCCCTGGTGGACGGGGTTACCGGCAGTTTTGGCTGGGATGCCGGCACCTCCGGGTGGGTTTATGGTTCCATCCGGGGCCTGGAAGCCAATAAAGGTACTGACTCGGGCGACCAGCCGGATATCAACCCCATCCAGACTTACTCAGAAACTTCAACAAGTCCCTATCTGAACAATAAGTGGCGGGCTGTGTATGAAGGGATCTCCCGGTGTAATTCAACCATAATAACGGCCAATATGGCTGCAGAAGCCGGAACCATCACCTCGGATGAGCTGAGCTGGTTTATCAACCAGGCCAGGGCATTGCGTGGATGGTACCACCTGGAAGCCTGGAGGCTGTGGGCCGATATGAGCTCCAATATTTATGTTCCCTATGTGGATGAGAACACCGATCAGGCCACTCTGACCAACGATGTGGATATCCGGAGCCTGATTATCGATGACCTCACTGCCGGAACCAACCTTCCCAATGATATGGGGCAGGTGGGACGTTTCAACAAGACCGTCTGCCAGTTTTTCCTGGCCAAGGCCTATATGCAGATGTACCGCGACTATAACTCGGCCCTGCCTCTGTTAAACACGGTGGTGACCAGCGGAACCAATCCTGCCGGACAGGCCTGTAAATTGATGGACAAATACGGGGACATCTTTGATATTGAGAACAGGAACGATGAGGAGTCGATCTACACCGTTCAGTATTCGGTAAATGATGCCTCAGGCGGCCGTAACGGCGGATTTGCCGAAGTGCTGAACTTCCCCTATAAGTCGGGAGGCTCACCCGGAGGATGCTGCGGATTCTTCTGTCCGACACAGGATTTCGTAAACTCCTTCCGCACCGATGCAAACGGTCTGCCTTTGATCGATCTGGCTGCCGGAACTTTCTCCTACAACGACGAGAAGGTTACCAATGACCAGGGGGTTGCACTTGACGCTGTTTACGTGGAGTATGCAGGCCGTCTCGACCCGCGTGTTGACTGGTCCGTAGGTCGCCGTGGTATTCCTTACTGGGACTGGGGCATTCACACCGGACAGGACTGGATCAGGGATCAGACCTATTCCGGACCTTATAGTCCGAAGAAGCAGGTATACAAGCAATCACAGGAAGGTACTTATACCGAAGTTGGTAACTGGACTTCCGGATATACTGCCAATGGATATCGCATGGCCCGTTATGCAGACGCTATCCTGCTTAAAGCAGAATGCGAAGCGATGACAGGTGCCGATGACCTTGGATTTGGCGAAGTAAATGCCATCAGGGACAGAGCAGCCAATTCGGACGGCTTTGTTTACGAAGATGACGGAGTTACTCCTGCTGCCAACTATGTGATCAGTGAGTATCCCGCAGCTTTTGGCAGTGGTGCTCAAGCCATGGTGGCCATCAAGTTTGAAAGGAAACTGGAACTGGGCCAGGAAGGCCACAGGTACTATGACCTGCAGCGCTGGGGTGATGTTCAAAGCGAACTGTCCCGCATCCTTGCCTATGAGAAGACCATGGAATGGGGGAACGCCCTGTACGGTTCTGCTACTATCGGAGCTGAAGATGTAAACTTCCCGGTACCCCAGCGTCAGATTGACCTGGCTAACGGAAACCTGATTCAGAACAGGTAA
- a CDS encoding VCBS repeat-containing protein yields MVLVIMLGVPYAILKYQSGKSGMTIREVVQRKMIRNDGSESGNLPVSTVSEGEKKDFLVRRHIGLDYDTKPMISHVLAEDLDQDGLMDVIVCDALDNFVSWIRQYPADTYTETVLASDLIAPVHAQAIDFDGDKDLLVAVLGLLYPSNDKIGSIVYLENDGDFHFKKHTIIERIARVSDIRAGDLDLFAVSAFNLWENPEAQSFIWLENVGDMEYVRRDIASDPTHLMVMQSGDFNQDGLVDFVTGGMYPYPPFDRMSRVTLWINDSSLLSEK; encoded by the coding sequence ATGGTGCTGGTAATAATGCTTGGTGTCCCCTATGCCATTTTGAAATACCAGTCCGGGAAGAGCGGAATGACCATCCGGGAGGTGGTGCAGCGAAAGATGATCCGGAACGATGGGTCGGAAAGCGGCAACCTGCCGGTCAGCACGGTAAGCGAGGGAGAGAAGAAAGACTTTCTGGTCCGCCGGCACATCGGACTGGATTACGACACAAAACCCATGATATCCCATGTGCTGGCGGAAGACCTGGACCAGGATGGCCTGATGGATGTCATTGTTTGCGATGCCCTGGATAACTTTGTGTCCTGGATCAGGCAGTATCCGGCCGATACCTATACGGAAACAGTGCTGGCCTCTGATCTGATTGCCCCGGTCCATGCCCAGGCCATTGATTTCGACGGGGACAAGGATCTGCTGGTGGCTGTTCTGGGCCTGCTTTACCCTTCCAATGATAAGATCGGGTCCATCGTTTATCTGGAAAATGACGGGGACTTTCATTTTAAGAAGCATACGATTATTGAACGCATTGCCCGGGTCTCGGATATCCGGGCAGGAGACCTGGATCTGTTTGCCGTGAGTGCGTTTAATTTGTGGGAGAATCCCGAAGCACAGAGTTTTATATGGCTGGAGAATGTGGGGGATATGGAGTATGTCAGGCGGGACATCGCCAGCGATCCCACCCACCTGATGGTGATGCAAAGCGGTGATTTCAATCAGGACGGACTGGTCGATTTTGTTACGGGAGGGATGTATCCCTATCCTCCTTTCGACCGGATGAGCAGAGTCACTTTATGGATCAACGACAGCTCCCTTTTATCAGAAAAATAA
- a CDS encoding TonB-dependent receptor: MRRSTLWKSGVLSLLLLGFALSVTFAQQRTVTGTVTSEDQGALPGVNIVVQGTTQGAVTDGQGNYSISVTGDDATLVFSFIGYSTQAVPVGNQTTINITLAPDVTSLDEIVVTAYATQKKQDLTGAVGVIQADELTSMPQSNVTQQMQGRVAGVTVTQDSRPGQSGKVRIRGFSSFSNNSPLYVVDGVPTTNVNTINAEDVESMSVLKDAGAASIYGSRASNGVIVITTKKGSSSGIKVNYNMYAGVQNAGSGPDFLANAQEYADIQWLVYDNEGTVEDHPVYGPSTAASPSFPSWAADTKWWDEVTVKNAVIQNHDLSMSGGNQNSKFYASLGYFDQDGVVMTNWYKRYSGRFNSEFNIKDRVTIGENINVVHRSDHGTSPNGQEGGAVAMGVYRTQPIIPVKWTGADYVGLSHTFTEGDWGGTGIAPRLGNGDNYVANATRGEDNTWQALRVFGNVFADVKFIEGLNFRTSFGGSYGTSYYRGWNGKTYESSENTATSSYQNSADYGGEWTWTNTLTFARQLGNHNVLAVAGYEAGKYGMGRNVGAQKAGYFSDALTYRTVNNGANLQNGWGGYWTPRTLVSQFLRADYNYLEKYYLSGTVRRDGSSVFGPETRYGVFPSVSAGWRISEESFLAGAGFISDFKIRGGYGTMGNQLPVNPANQFYLYAGSPRNSYYDLNGTTNSSLLGFYPSRIGNPSAQWETNITINAGFDALLFDRKLELNFDWYVKDSKDLLFSPELPGTAGAASAPSVNIGEMHNSGIDIQLIYRQIWGDFSLEANATFTTYKNEIVSIAEGYDYFDAGGSRIGAFNRNMVGNSMGEFFGYNVLGLFQSQGEVDGAATQDGAEPGVFRYEDVDGSGAIDPDDRMFIGNPNPDFTYGLNLVLGYKGFDLTAFFYGSQGNEIFNYNKWWLDFWPSFQGQKSTDLLYNSWTPSNTDATVPIASNKSNFSTNQVSNSYYIEDGSFVRLKNLQLGYTFDKAVLGNVFANARIYVQGTNLLTITKYSGLDPELASFADTFMGVDEGNLPAIKQFLIGVSLGF; encoded by the coding sequence ATGCGTAGATCTACATTGTGGAAGAGTGGCGTATTATCGTTACTCCTCCTTGGCTTTGCGCTGAGTGTCACATTTGCTCAGCAAAGAACGGTTACAGGTACTGTAACTTCTGAGGATCAAGGAGCGCTTCCTGGAGTTAATATTGTGGTCCAGGGAACCACACAAGGAGCAGTCACCGACGGACAGGGTAACTACAGTATCTCTGTTACCGGCGACGATGCCACCCTTGTTTTCTCATTTATTGGCTACTCCACCCAGGCAGTGCCCGTTGGCAACCAGACCACCATCAACATTACTCTGGCTCCCGACGTTACCTCTCTGGATGAAATTGTGGTAACGGCTTATGCCACCCAGAAAAAGCAGGACCTGACCGGTGCTGTGGGTGTTATTCAGGCTGACGAGCTGACCTCGATGCCCCAGAGTAACGTGACCCAGCAGATGCAGGGCCGCGTGGCCGGTGTAACAGTTACACAGGACTCCAGGCCGGGACAGTCCGGAAAGGTAAGGATCAGGGGCTTTAGTTCCTTTTCCAACAACTCTCCGCTGTACGTGGTCGACGGGGTACCAACCACCAACGTGAACACCATCAATGCAGAAGATGTGGAATCCATGTCTGTGCTGAAAGATGCCGGTGCTGCTTCCATTTACGGATCCAGGGCCTCCAACGGGGTCATTGTGATCACCACCAAAAAAGGTTCTTCATCCGGAATCAAAGTAAACTACAACATGTACGCCGGTGTGCAGAATGCAGGCTCAGGTCCGGACTTCCTGGCAAACGCCCAGGAATACGCGGACATTCAGTGGCTGGTATATGACAACGAAGGAACCGTGGAAGATCACCCCGTTTACGGGCCCTCCACCGCAGCTTCTCCTTCTTTCCCCAGCTGGGCAGCGGACACCAAGTGGTGGGACGAAGTTACGGTTAAGAATGCCGTGATTCAGAACCACGACCTTTCGATGTCGGGCGGAAACCAGAATTCGAAATTTTATGCCAGCCTGGGTTATTTCGACCAGGACGGTGTCGTGATGACAAACTGGTACAAGCGTTACAGCGGACGTTTCAACTCCGAATTTAATATCAAGGACCGGGTAACCATCGGGGAAAACATCAACGTGGTGCACCGTTCCGACCATGGTACCTCTCCCAACGGTCAAGAAGGCGGAGCCGTGGCCATGGGTGTCTACCGTACCCAGCCTATTATTCCCGTGAAATGGACAGGCGCCGACTATGTGGGTCTCTCCCATACCTTTACAGAAGGCGACTGGGGCGGAACCGGGATTGCTCCCCGTCTGGGTAACGGTGACAACTATGTTGCCAATGCCACCAGGGGCGAAGATAATACCTGGCAGGCCCTTCGCGTATTCGGTAATGTGTTTGCCGATGTGAAGTTCATCGAAGGCCTGAATTTTAGGACCTCTTTCGGTGGATCCTATGGCACCTCCTATTACAGGGGCTGGAACGGGAAGACCTACGAAAGTTCCGAGAACACGGCGACTTCTTCTTATCAGAACAGCGCCGATTACGGCGGAGAGTGGACCTGGACCAATACCCTGACTTTCGCCAGGCAACTGGGCAACCACAATGTTCTGGCTGTTGCCGGTTATGAGGCCGGAAAATACGGAATGGGCCGGAATGTCGGCGCACAGAAAGCCGGTTATTTCTCGGATGCCCTAACCTACAGGACCGTAAATAACGGGGCCAATCTTCAAAATGGATGGGGCGGTTACTGGACCCCGAGAACCCTGGTGTCCCAGTTCTTACGGGCCGACTACAACTACCTCGAAAAGTACTATTTAAGTGGTACCGTACGTAGGGATGGTTCCTCCGTATTCGGACCGGAGACCCGTTACGGGGTATTCCCGTCTGTATCGGCTGGCTGGAGGATCAGTGAAGAGTCCTTCCTGGCAGGTGCCGGATTTATCTCCGACTTTAAGATCAGGGGTGGCTATGGAACCATGGGGAACCAGCTGCCTGTTAACCCGGCCAACCAGTTCTATCTGTATGCTGGAAGCCCTAGGAATTCCTACTACGACCTGAATGGTACCACCAACTCCTCCCTGCTCGGCTTCTATCCTTCACGGATCGGGAACCCCAGTGCACAGTGGGAGACCAACATTACCATCAATGCAGGTTTCGATGCCCTGCTCTTCGACCGTAAACTGGAACTGAATTTCGACTGGTATGTGAAGGACAGCAAGGACCTGCTCTTCTCACCCGAACTTCCCGGTACGGCAGGAGCTGCCTCCGCACCTTCTGTGAATATCGGCGAGATGCACAACAGCGGGATCGACATCCAGCTGATCTACCGCCAGATCTGGGGTGATTTCAGCCTGGAGGCCAATGCGACCTTCACGACCTACAAGAACGAGATTGTCAGCATTGCTGAAGGTTACGACTATTTTGATGCCGGCGGATCCAGGATCGGTGCCTTTAACCGGAACATGGTCGGAAACTCCATGGGTGAATTCTTTGGTTACAATGTACTGGGCCTGTTCCAGAGCCAGGGAGAAGTGGATGGTGCCGCCACGCAGGATGGTGCCGAGCCCGGAGTATTCCGCTATGAAGATGTGGATGGTTCAGGGGCCATTGATCCCGACGACCGGATGTTTATCGGGAATCCCAACCCGGATTTCACCTACGGTCTGAACCTGGTACTGGGCTATAAAGGCTTTGATCTGACTGCCTTCTTCTACGGATCGCAGGGCAATGAGATCTTCAACTACAACAAGTGGTGGCTCGATTTCTGGCCCTCCTTCCAGGGACAGAAGAGTACCGACCTCCTCTATAACAGCTGGACGCCTTCCAATACCGACGCCACCGTACCGATTGCTTCCAACAAATCCAACTTCTCTACCAACCAGGTATCCAACAGCTACTACATCGAAGACGGATCCTTTGTCAGGCTGAAGAACCTGCAGCTGGGTTATACCTTCGACAAAGCTGTTCTGGGCAATGTATTTGCCAATGCCAGGATTTATGTACAGGGAACCAACCTCCTCACCATTACCAAGTACAGCGGACTGGATCCCGAACTGGCCAGTTTTGCCGATACCTTTATGGGTGTGGATGAAGGAAACCTGCCTGCCATTAAGCAGTTCCTGATTGGTGTGAGCCTTGGATTTTAA
- a CDS encoding VCBS repeat-containing protein, producing MRNYLLLVLSLLLVSCKEGPRFELLDPEQTGITFNNVVLESDSVHVLNFEYIYNGAGVGIIDLNNDGLQDIIFTANQVAPRIYLNRGEMKFEDISDSFRDLDNGQWYSGITFTDINNDGWKDIYLTSTAHPEAERRKNRFYINQGPQEDGRLLFIDRAEAYGLADESYSVHAAFLDYDNDGDLDLYLLNNFVTERLSASYRAKINDGSAVSNDDFYRNNGDGTFTNVTIEAGIVYEGFGLGLAVGDVNKDGYPDVYVSNDYISNDLLYINQQDGTFKNEIATLLSYQTKSSMGNDIADINNDGYPDIFTLDMMPEYYYKKKQTINGFGYIYYINDEKYGYERQYLRNMMHLHNGKIDEEMVPYSEVGQMMGIYHSEWSWSPLFADYDNDGDKDLFIANGYPRDMTDKDWTRYKAAVFGSIADHKHVIERCPPSKMNNYAFENVGAYTFRDNKPGWFEPIESYSYGAAFADLDNDGDLDYVTNNLNDVAFVYKNNTVEKGKKEANFLRICLKGDTLNPEAFGAKVELWSGDSYQFQEHFLSRGYISSVDPEVHFGLSNRTLIDSVRVTWPTSGLVSVLKQLPSNQVVEIAIESAIAPREPSEDQDQGSRLFSRMNGAISYKHEQNDVIDYYFMQNIIPHKFSQIGPRIQQGDLDGDGLEDLIIGATNLTPTRVYLKQGDKYVQTEMAGLTTRKDFSESDFAILDLNGDGQNEIVALAGGYENRTEEYIHYLYEKKGDRYIRTPLPIPPFPASVVRVLDFDHDGDLDLFIGARIQMTRFPFAEDSWLLINQEGRFSPENCRKLDLGMVTDALWSDYDGDGWEDLLVAREWNSSLFLKNMEGESLVSQEIAVMEQMHGMWFSVGTGDFDQDGDPDYILGNLGENHRFTISEAYPLRIYAFDLDMNGTLDPISTAYWKDRNDEMIEYPINYLDELVGQSNFFLKQYKSYKEFSFASIPEMFDTATMNRVDEIFYINTASNYILWNEEETFRWEKLPVAAQVGPIKKTIIRDFNGDSYPDILIAGNDHTFDISTGYYDAIKGLLYMSSDGKALNRLVSPSESGIVLHGMVESLLYLDGESPLIIAGINRDSVLSYSVNR from the coding sequence ATGAGGAATTATCTGCTTCTAGTACTCTCTCTCCTGCTTGTCTCCTGCAAGGAGGGACCCAGGTTTGAATTGCTTGATCCGGAGCAAACCGGGATCACCTTTAATAATGTGGTGTTGGAGAGCGATTCGGTGCATGTACTCAACTTTGAATACATTTACAACGGAGCCGGTGTGGGCATTATAGATCTGAACAATGACGGGCTGCAGGATATCATTTTTACCGCCAACCAGGTGGCCCCCCGTATCTACCTGAACCGGGGAGAGATGAAGTTCGAAGATATTTCAGACAGTTTCAGGGATCTGGACAACGGGCAGTGGTACAGCGGGATTACCTTTACCGATATCAACAACGACGGATGGAAAGATATCTACCTTACCTCCACGGCTCATCCGGAAGCGGAAAGAAGAAAAAACCGCTTTTATATCAACCAGGGACCGCAGGAAGATGGCCGCCTGCTCTTTATCGACCGGGCTGAAGCCTACGGCCTGGCAGATGAGAGTTATTCGGTACACGCTGCCTTTCTGGATTACGACAACGACGGGGACCTGGACCTCTACCTGCTGAATAATTTTGTTACCGAACGGCTCTCTGCCAGTTACAGGGCCAAGATCAACGATGGAAGCGCTGTCAGCAACGATGATTTTTACAGAAATAACGGGGATGGAACCTTTACCAATGTGACCATCGAAGCTGGTATTGTCTACGAAGGCTTCGGGCTGGGACTGGCCGTGGGAGATGTGAATAAGGATGGATATCCCGATGTATACGTCTCCAACGACTATATTTCCAATGACCTGCTCTATATCAACCAGCAGGACGGCACCTTTAAAAACGAGATTGCCACCCTGCTGTCCTACCAGACAAAATCCTCCATGGGAAATGACATAGCCGATATTAATAACGACGGCTATCCCGATATCTTTACCCTGGATATGATGCCGGAATACTATTATAAAAAGAAACAGACCATCAACGGATTTGGATACATCTACTACATCAATGACGAGAAATACGGATATGAACGCCAGTACCTGAGAAACATGATGCACCTGCATAACGGCAAAATCGATGAAGAAATGGTCCCCTACAGTGAGGTGGGCCAGATGATGGGTATTTACCACTCCGAGTGGAGCTGGTCGCCCCTTTTTGCCGATTATGACAACGATGGGGACAAGGACCTGTTCATTGCCAACGGATATCCCCGGGACATGACCGATAAGGACTGGACCCGTTATAAAGCAGCTGTATTCGGTTCCATTGCGGACCACAAACATGTCATAGAGAGGTGTCCGCCTTCAAAAATGAATAATTACGCCTTCGAAAATGTCGGCGCTTATACCTTCAGGGACAACAAACCAGGCTGGTTTGAACCCATCGAGTCCTATTCCTACGGGGCCGCTTTTGCGGATCTGGATAACGACGGCGACCTGGATTACGTGACCAACAACCTGAATGATGTGGCCTTTGTATATAAAAACAACACCGTTGAAAAAGGAAAAAAAGAAGCCAACTTCCTCCGTATATGCTTAAAGGGCGATACGCTCAATCCCGAGGCTTTCGGGGCCAAAGTGGAACTCTGGAGCGGAGACAGCTACCAGTTCCAGGAGCATTTCCTCTCCAGGGGCTATATTTCCTCGGTGGACCCGGAGGTCCATTTCGGATTATCAAACCGGACCCTGATCGACTCTGTCAGGGTGACCTGGCCCACCAGCGGACTGGTAAGCGTTCTGAAACAGCTTCCTTCCAACCAGGTGGTGGAAATCGCTATAGAAAGTGCCATTGCCCCCCGGGAACCCTCTGAAGATCAGGATCAAGGCTCCCGGCTGTTTTCCAGGATGAACGGAGCTATCTCATACAAGCATGAGCAGAACGATGTGATCGATTACTATTTTATGCAGAATATCATTCCCCATAAGTTCTCCCAGATCGGGCCGCGAATTCAGCAGGGCGACCTGGACGGAGACGGATTGGAGGATCTGATTATCGGGGCCACCAATCTCACGCCCACCCGTGTTTATCTGAAACAGGGAGATAAGTATGTTCAAACCGAGATGGCTGGTCTCACTACCCGGAAGGACTTTTCTGAATCGGACTTTGCCATCCTGGACCTGAATGGAGACGGACAAAACGAGATCGTTGCACTGGCCGGCGGGTATGAGAACCGCACCGAAGAGTATATCCATTATTTGTATGAAAAAAAGGGGGACCGCTATATCAGGACCCCCCTCCCCATTCCTCCCTTCCCGGCCTCTGTAGTCCGGGTGCTGGATTTCGATCACGACGGGGATCTGGATCTCTTTATCGGAGCCAGGATCCAGATGACCCGCTTTCCCTTCGCAGAAGACTCCTGGCTGCTGATCAACCAGGAAGGCCGCTTTAGTCCGGAGAATTGCCGGAAATTAGACCTGGGAATGGTAACCGATGCCCTGTGGAGCGACTACGACGGCGATGGATGGGAGGACCTGCTTGTAGCCAGGGAGTGGAACTCCTCCCTGTTCCTGAAAAACATGGAGGGTGAGAGCCTGGTCAGCCAGGAAATTGCAGTGATGGAACAAATGCATGGGATGTGGTTCTCCGTGGGAACAGGCGACTTTGACCAGGATGGTGACCCGGATTATATCCTGGGGAATCTGGGAGAAAACCACCGTTTCACCATCAGCGAAGCATATCCTTTGAGAATCTATGCCTTTGACCTGGATATGAACGGAACCCTGGATCCCATATCTACCGCCTACTGGAAAGACAGAAACGATGAAATGATCGAATATCCCATCAACTACCTGGATGAACTGGTGGGCCAATCCAACTTTTTTTTAAAGCAATACAAGTCCTACAAAGAATTCAGTTTTGCCTCCATCCCGGAGATGTTTGATACCGCTACCATGAACAGGGTCGATGAGATTTTTTATATCAATACCGCATCCAACTACATCCTCTGGAACGAGGAGGAGACCTTCCGGTGGGAAAAACTCCCTGTTGCAGCCCAGGTCGGACCGATCAAAAAGACCATTATACGTGATTTCAACGGGGATTCATACCCCGATATTCTAATCGCCGGAAACGATCACACCTTTGATATAAGTACCGGCTATTACGATGCTATCAAAGGGCTCCTGTATATGAGCAGTGACGGGAAAGCACTAAACAGGCTGGTCAGCCCTTCAGAAAGCGGGATCGTACTTCATGGAATGGTGGAATCATTGTTATACCTGGATGGGGAATCCCCGCTTATTATAGCAGGAATAAACCGCGACAGCGTGTTAAGCTATTCGGTGAACAGGTAA